From one Triticum aestivum cultivar Chinese Spring chromosome 4B, IWGSC CS RefSeq v2.1, whole genome shotgun sequence genomic stretch:
- the LOC123092353 gene encoding uncharacterized protein has translation MAYYSDHHAYASNTTNNTESIQELISKISHQLDDLAQQRGVVFEDRPSSYYPYSGSNPYVAPTCHICGFQGHSPAECQRGYSHTPDCFGMSFAQEHSSYQNNYSHGCPENPNMSYRSNNPEISPLASSNHMQGFRYEEESHSYAPQQSYSAPIHIPQHEEMLPMELNGPPFGQPTPSTQVPTQDEFDDIDKFTLLSLEFSWSAEDDPIRKVILDEMKKIKSGNELVEEVKKIEKNINAGSSISSQLELSVAEIPLDTCEVPTPSHFVEQVSKCLEQEIPQIEEDELEDKDQDGQELQFPSDQVEDSSSTTEELQEAAVDKDEDHEIHLPIVIPERDVSGLLNPLDDMMPCDFFATTLLYMILSLKIDLKTHLLGYDDIYPVSGITLICDDHSYFPRANPMLNETYHSHASLALNDKCHPRVSIDHADFCHPKHVLYSYAYIIGYSIDDLEGIDRITCSCLCESYFRLLLLHCLLHADQV, from the coding sequence ATGGCTTACTATTCAGATCATCATGCTTATGCGAGCAACACTACAAACAACACGGAAAGTATTCAAGAACTGATAAGTAAGATTTCCCATCAATTAGATGATTTAGCTCAGCAGCGAGGAGTAGTTTTTGAGGATAGGCCTAGTTCTTATTATCCTTATTCCGGAAGCAATCCTTATGTTGCTCCTACATGCCATATTTGTGGATTTCAGGGCCATTCGCCCGCTGAATGTCAGCGTGGTTACTCTCACACTCCAGATTGTTTTGGCATGAGCTTCGCTCAAGAGCATagctcataccaaaacaattacTCACATGGGTGTCCTGAAAACCCGAATATGTCATATAGGAGCAACAACCCCGAGATCTCACCGCTTGCTTCTAGTAATCATATGCAGGGATTTAGGTATGAAGAGGAGAGCCACAGCTATGCTCCACAACAGTCTTATTCAGCTCCTATTCATATACCTCAGCACGAGGAGATGTTGCCAATGGAGTTAAATGGTCCTCCATTTGGTCAACCAACACCTTCAACACAAGTGCCTACTCAAGATGAGTTTGATGACATAGACAAGTTCACACTTTTGAGTCTTGAGTTCAGTTGGAGTGCCGAGGATGATCCTATTAGGAAGGTTATACTAGAtgaaatgaagaagatcaagagtgGGAATGAGCTAGTGGAAGAAGTAAAGAAGATTGAGAAGAACATCAACGCTGGCAGCTCTATTTCTTCACAGCTAGAGCTGAGTGTTGCTGAGATTCCCCTTGATACATGTGAGGTTCCAACACCTTCACATTTCGTTGAGCAAGTTAGCAAGTGCCTTGAGCAAGAGATACCTCAGATTGAAGAAGATGAACTAGAAGACAAGGACCAAGATGGTCAAGAGCTGCAATTCCCAAGTGATCAAGTTGAAGACTCATCATCTACTACTGAAGAACTACAAGAAGCTGCTGTAGATAAAGATGAAGATCATGAGATTCATTTGCCTATTGTCATACCAGAGCGTGATGTGTCAGGTTTACTCAATCCTCTTGATGACATGATGCCTTGTGATTTCTTTGCTACTACCTTGCTTTACATGATACTATCACTTAAGATTGATTTGAAAACTCATTTGCTTGGATATGATGATATATACCCTGTTAGTGGTATTACTCTCATTTGTGATGATCATAGTTACTTTCCTCGTGCTAATCCTATGCTTAATGAAACATATCACTCCCATGCTAGTCTTGCACTTAATGATAAATGTCATCCTCGTGTGAGTATTGACCATGCTGATTTCTGCCATCCTAAACATGTGCTTTATAGTTATGCTTATATAATTGGATATTCCATTGATGACTTGGAGGGCATCGACCGTATCACTTGTAGTTGTTTGTGTGAGTCCTATTTCAGGCTTTTGCTACTGCACTGTTTACTACATGCTGACCAGGTTTGA